ACAAGGTAGCGAGCGCTGTGCCCGTTCGTTTCGTGGCCGCGTGTCAGCGGGGTCACCTGTCGGACTTCCGGTGGATCCTCTTCTGCCACAGTGATCGCGACGGCGGCATTTGCGACCGCCCGGAGCTGTACCTCCATGAGGGAGCGACCGGCGACTTCGGGAAGATCGTGGTGAAGTGCCGCAACTGCCACGAGAGGCAGCCCATGAACCGGGCGACGGTCCTTCCCTACGACTGCCACGGGGACCGCCCATGGCTCGGCGGGCGCGCCGCCAACGAGAGTTGCGACGAACGGATGAAGCTTCTGGTCCGGACGGCATCCGATGCCTACTTCTCGCAGTTCGTCAGTGCCCTCCGCCTGCCCGATCCCGAACCGGACCCGCTTCGTCGTCGAATCCGAGAGAAGGACGTTTGGAAGATCGTCAAGGACGCGAAGGATGCGGCGGCGCTCGAGACCCTGCTGGGGATCGTCGGCTTTCTTCGCGAGTCCCTGAGTGGCTACTCGGCGGCCCAGATTGCCGAAGTCGTGAAGCGGGAGCACGCCGCGGAAGCGGGCCAAGGTGAAGCGCCCCTCCGCTCCGCGGAGTTCGAGCGGATCACCTCGTCGCCCATGGAGCAGCCGGGCGTCGTGCCGGACGCCGGCGTCGAGTTCGCCGCCTACCGCGTGCCGAAGGAACGCACCGACTTCCCGCCAGGGATCGCCGAGCTGGTCGTGGTGCCGGAGCTCCGCGAAGTGAGGGTTCAAGTGAGCTTCAGTCGCTTCGACTCGGTGAGCGCGAACCTTCAGGGCGAGTTCGACTTCGAGGAACGGAAAATCAAGCCGGCGCCCCTCACCATGCCCGGCGGCAACGAGAAGTGGCTTCCCGCCGCCGAGGTTCGCGGCGAGGGGATCTTCGTCCGCCTCGACGAGGAGTATGTCCGCTCCTGGGAGAAACGCCCTGCCGTCCAGGAGCGCGCCGACAAGCTGCTGCGCGCGGTCGCGGCCGATGGCCGCGGCATCTTCCCCGGTGCCCGCTTCTACATGCTCCACTCCATGTCGCACCTCCTGATGACCGCGATCAGCCTGGAGTGCGGCTACGCGGCGAGCGCCCTTCGGGAGCGGATCTACTGCTCCCTTCCGGGTGAGCCCGACATGGCCGCGGTCCTCATAAGCACCGGCACCACCGGAAGCGAGGGCACCCTCGGCGGCCTGGTCGAAGAAGGCCGCCGGCTGCGCCGCCACCTCCGCGAAGCCTGGGATCTCGGCCGCCTCTGCTCCAACGACCCCGTCTGCGCCGCGCACGACCCGTCCAGCGACAGCAGCGACCGCCGCACCGAAGGCGCCGCCTGCCACGGCTGCCTCTACGTCGCCGAGTGTTCCTGCGAGCGCTTCAACCGCTTCCTCGATCGGGCCCTGGTCCTGCCCACCATCGGCAACGACTCCGACCTCGCCTTCTTCCAGGGGCGACCATGACGAGCCCGCGTTCGAGCCTGGCCGACGTCGCCACCTCTGCCCTCGAACGCCTTCGGGAAGCGATCGGAAGCGAAACGCTGAAGACCCCGCTGACGCGGTCCAGCCTCGTCAGCTTCGGCATCCGCCACCAACTCGACGCCCTCGCCGCCGCCCTCTCCGGCCACTCGCGCCCCGCCTGCCTCTCCATTCTCGACGTCACCCTCGCCGAGCGCGCCAAACACGACCGCCCATCCCCCGAGCTCGTCTGGACCGGCCCCGAAGGTCCCGCATCCACGGCGCGCGACACCGCCGTCGTCCTCCGGAGCCTCTTCGAGAGCGCCCACGACCACGTCATCCTCGGCGGCTACAGCTTCACCCATGCCCAAAGCGTCCTCGCGCCCCTCTACCGCGTCATGAAGGAGCGCAGCGTCCGCGCCAGCTTCTTCGTCGACATCAAACAACCCCAGGGCGAGACCGATCCCCCGGAAC
This is a stretch of genomic DNA from Pseudomonadota bacterium. It encodes these proteins:
- the drmC gene encoding DISARM system phospholipase D-like protein DrmC, which produces MTSPRSSLADVATSALERLREAIGSETLKTPLTRSSLVSFGIRHQLDALAAALSGHSRPACLSILDVTLAERAKHDRPSPELVWTGPEGPASTARDTAVVLRSLFESAHDHVILGGYSFTHAQSVLAPLYRVMKERSVRASFFVDIKQPQGETDPPERHAEEALAKFLQDNWPFGPPYPRLYYDKRAIQPPPPYSILHAKCVVIDGERAFVSSANFTMQGQERNIEVGVLLHDRAFAGHLARQWMSLIEAGHAAEWVLDNPPTRIL
- a CDS encoding DUF1998 domain-containing protein — encoded protein: MAACQRGHLSDFRWILFCHSDRDGGICDRPELYLHEGATGDFGKIVVKCRNCHERQPMNRATVLPYDCHGDRPWLGGRAANESCDERMKLLVRTASDAYFSQFVSALRLPDPEPDPLRRRIREKDVWKIVKDAKDAAALETLLGIVGFLRESLSGYSAAQIAEVVKREHAAEAGQGEAPLRSAEFERITSSPMEQPGVVPDAGVEFAAYRVPKERTDFPPGIAELVVVPELREVRVQVSFSRFDSVSANLQGEFDFEERKIKPAPLTMPGGNEKWLPAAEVRGEGIFVRLDEEYVRSWEKRPAVQERADKLLRAVAADGRGIFPGARFYMLHSMSHLLMTAISLECGYAASALRERIYCSLPGEPDMAAVLISTGTTGSEGTLGGLVEEGRRLRRHLREAWDLGRLCSNDPVCAAHDPSSDSSDRRTEGAACHGCLYVAECSCERFNRFLDRALVLPTIGNDSDLAFFQGRP